The proteins below are encoded in one region of Pseudonocardia sp. DSM 110487:
- a CDS encoding APH(3'') family aminoglycoside O-phosphotransferase, translating to MITIGKTGAVPEWSPIATGESRAQVFRRDDGALIAKHVASGGVDDLLEERLRIEWLAGTGIPGPSVVDWSTSDAGARLVMTTVPGVPASELDSNTLLRAWPALVGMLRRLHELPAADCPFERTLGTMFRIAEDVVRRDAVIPDFLTEDQHGRPHTELLADLRTQLDERLAQESKDLVVCHGDACLPNFMVDPDTLTCTGLIDLGRLGTADRHADLSLLQANASETWEGDDEPRADRLLADLYGPERVDPDRMRFYLHLDPLTWS from the coding sequence TTGATCACCATAGGGAAGACTGGCGCCGTGCCTGAGTGGAGTCCCATCGCGACCGGCGAGTCCCGCGCCCAGGTGTTCCGGCGCGACGACGGAGCGCTGATCGCGAAACACGTGGCATCGGGCGGCGTCGACGACCTGCTCGAAGAGCGCCTGCGGATCGAGTGGCTGGCCGGCACCGGCATCCCGGGTCCGTCCGTCGTGGACTGGTCGACGTCCGATGCCGGCGCCCGCCTGGTGATGACGACGGTTCCGGGTGTCCCGGCGAGCGAGCTGGACTCGAACACGCTGCTGCGCGCGTGGCCGGCCCTCGTCGGCATGCTGCGCCGATTGCATGAGCTCCCGGCGGCGGACTGCCCGTTCGAGCGGACTCTGGGAACGATGTTCCGGATCGCGGAGGACGTGGTCCGCCGTGACGCCGTCATCCCCGACTTCCTCACCGAGGACCAGCACGGCCGGCCGCACACCGAGCTGCTGGCCGACCTGCGCACCCAGCTCGACGAGCGCCTCGCTCAGGAGTCGAAGGACCTGGTGGTCTGCCACGGAGACGCGTGCCTGCCGAACTTCATGGTCGACCCGGACACGCTGACCTGCACGGGCCTGATCGACCTCGGCCGCCTCGGCACAGCAGACCGCCACGCCGACCTGTCCCTGCTGCAGGCCAACGCGAGCGAGACCTGGGAAGGCGACGACGAGCCCCGAGCGGACCGCCTACTGGCCGACCTCTACGGCCCGGAGCGCGTCGACCCCGACCGGATGCGGTTCTACCTCCACCTGGACCCACTGACCTGGTCGTGA
- a CDS encoding thiamine pyrophosphate-binding protein — MTTVAAAVADLLAEAGARRFYTVPGESFLSLIDEVDRHPGLQLVSVRHESGAAFMADADARLTGVPAVAMASRGPGASNLAIGVHTAHQDSTPMIVLLGQVDSHLRGREAFQEVDLTAFYGPITKWAVTAERAEDVPGLVAEGWRIAMSGRPGPVAIAIPSDFVDAEFSGAVAPPVAEPAGTDTAAVEELAGRLLAARRPVAIAGEGARPARDRLVAAAERFGIGVCTSFRRQDAFPVDHPNFLGHLALATPDATVDAVAGADLLLVIGTRLDEVTTQRYGLPAPGCEVVPIGRYGHGGIDADPADVLAALARWDGPAREVDWTPVHSAVDDWSTLPAVDADGGVHPAAVIAALHRHLPVDGIVTNDAGNFAAFLHRYWRFPPTTTQLAPVNGAMGYAVPSAVAAAAAAPERTAVAVVGDGGVLMTGHEIETAVRIGVPVVVLVLQNGMYGTIAMHQARDLGRTSGVDIGDVDLVRWAEGLGAAAYGVTEAGELDDALHRAVTGGRPAVVAVRTDPDIITPTATLAGLLERVPV, encoded by the coding sequence GTGACGACCGTCGCCGCAGCAGTGGCCGACCTGCTCGCCGAAGCGGGCGCCCGCCGCTTCTACACCGTGCCAGGGGAGTCGTTCCTCAGCCTGATCGACGAGGTCGACCGGCATCCCGGACTCCAGTTGGTGTCGGTGCGACATGAATCCGGTGCGGCGTTCATGGCCGACGCCGACGCCCGGTTGACGGGCGTTCCCGCCGTGGCCATGGCGAGCCGCGGCCCCGGTGCGTCGAACCTCGCGATCGGCGTGCACACCGCCCACCAGGACTCGACGCCCATGATCGTGCTACTCGGGCAGGTCGACTCACACCTGCGCGGGCGCGAGGCCTTCCAGGAGGTCGACCTCACCGCGTTCTACGGCCCGATCACCAAGTGGGCCGTCACGGCAGAACGCGCCGAGGACGTGCCCGGCCTCGTCGCCGAGGGTTGGCGGATCGCGATGTCCGGCCGCCCGGGCCCGGTGGCGATCGCGATCCCGAGCGACTTCGTGGACGCCGAGTTCTCGGGCGCTGTGGCGCCGCCGGTCGCGGAGCCGGCCGGCACGGACACCGCCGCCGTCGAGGAGCTGGCGGGCCGCCTGCTCGCCGCGCGCCGGCCGGTCGCCATCGCCGGGGAAGGGGCCCGCCCGGCCCGCGACCGGCTCGTGGCCGCGGCAGAACGCTTCGGCATCGGCGTCTGCACGTCGTTCCGCCGCCAGGACGCCTTCCCGGTGGACCACCCGAACTTCCTGGGCCACCTCGCGCTGGCGACCCCGGACGCCACCGTCGATGCCGTGGCGGGCGCGGACCTGCTGCTCGTCATCGGCACCCGGCTCGACGAGGTCACTACCCAGCGGTACGGGCTGCCGGCGCCCGGATGCGAGGTCGTCCCGATCGGCCGGTACGGCCACGGCGGGATCGACGCCGATCCGGCCGACGTGCTGGCGGCGCTCGCGCGCTGGGACGGACCAGCGCGCGAGGTGGACTGGACGCCGGTGCACTCGGCCGTCGATGACTGGTCGACGCTCCCCGCCGTCGACGCCGACGGGGGCGTGCACCCGGCCGCCGTGATCGCCGCCCTGCACCGGCACCTCCCCGTCGACGGGATCGTCACCAACGACGCAGGCAACTTCGCCGCCTTCCTGCACCGCTACTGGCGCTTCCCGCCCACCACCACCCAGCTCGCGCCCGTGAACGGCGCGATGGGCTACGCCGTGCCTTCCGCGGTCGCCGCCGCGGCGGCCGCACCGGAGCGCACCGCCGTGGCGGTGGTCGGTGACGGCGGTGTCCTCATGACCGGCCATGAGATCGAGACCGCGGTGCGGATCGGCGTGCCCGTCGTCGTGCTCGTGCTGCAGAACGGCATGTACGGGACGATCGCGATGCACCAGGCTCGTGACCTGGGTCGTACCTCGGGCGTCGACATCGGCGACGTCGACCTCGTGCGGTGGGCCGAGGGGTTGGGGGCCGCCGCGTACGGCGTGACCGAGGCGGGAGAGCTGGACGACGCGCTGCACCGCGCCGTCACCGGCGGGCGGCCTGCGGTGGTGGCAGTCCGGACCGATCCGGACATCATCACGCCGACGGCGACGCTCGCCGGCCTGCTCGAGCGGGTGCCGGTGTGA
- the araD gene encoding L-arabinonate dehydratase — MRRAPEELRSHRWFGASDLRSFGHRSRAQQMGYDAEEYTGRPVIGILNTWSELNPCHTHFRERAEEVKRGVWQAGGFPVELPAMSLSEPFQKPTTMLYRNMLAMEAEELLRSHPVDGAVLMGGCDKTTPGLVMGATSMGLPFVFLPAGPMLPGRWGTEVLGSGSDTWKYWDRKRAGTISDEDWRAIEGGIARSPGHCMTMGTASTMTAAAEALGLTLPGASSVPAAFSGHARMAVATGRRIVDMVWEDLRPGQVLMAAAFTNAVTVVMALGGSTNSVIHLVAMAGRAGVKLSLDDFDAVSRRTPVLANIRPSGAHLMADFHDAGGLRALMVELGDLLDPDARTVAGTTIGENIAGAVTHDADVIRSRDRALFPEGALVVLRGSLAPDGCVLKTSAASPHLLQHTGRAVVFDDYDDLAARIDADDLDVDADSVLVLRGAGPIGGPGMPEWGQLPIPKKLLRAGVTDMVRISDARMSGTSFGTCVLHVAPESAARGPLALVRDGDLVRLDVPGRRLDLLVPDEELATRREAWRPPAPPPARGYGAMFARHVTQADQGCDFDFLAGSGAPEPAIH; from the coding sequence GTGAGGCGGGCGCCGGAGGAGCTGCGCAGCCACCGCTGGTTCGGAGCCAGCGACCTACGGTCTTTCGGACACCGGTCCCGTGCGCAGCAGATGGGCTACGACGCCGAGGAGTACACCGGCCGGCCGGTGATCGGCATCCTCAACACCTGGAGCGAGCTCAACCCCTGCCACACGCACTTCCGGGAGCGGGCCGAGGAGGTCAAGCGCGGGGTGTGGCAGGCGGGCGGGTTCCCGGTGGAGCTGCCGGCGATGTCGCTGTCGGAGCCGTTCCAGAAGCCGACCACGATGCTCTACCGCAACATGCTCGCGATGGAGGCCGAGGAGCTGCTGCGCTCCCACCCCGTCGACGGGGCGGTGCTGATGGGCGGCTGCGACAAGACCACGCCGGGCCTCGTGATGGGCGCGACGAGCATGGGGCTCCCGTTCGTGTTCCTGCCGGCGGGCCCGATGCTGCCCGGCCGTTGGGGCACCGAGGTGCTCGGCAGTGGCTCGGACACCTGGAAGTACTGGGACCGCAAGCGCGCCGGCACGATCTCCGACGAGGACTGGCGCGCTATCGAGGGTGGCATCGCCCGCTCCCCGGGGCACTGCATGACGATGGGTACGGCCAGCACGATGACGGCGGCGGCGGAGGCGCTCGGCCTGACCCTGCCCGGCGCATCGTCGGTGCCGGCCGCGTTCTCCGGCCACGCCCGGATGGCGGTGGCGACCGGACGCCGGATCGTGGACATGGTGTGGGAGGACCTGCGGCCCGGCCAGGTACTCATGGCCGCCGCCTTCACGAACGCCGTCACGGTGGTGATGGCGCTGGGCGGCTCGACCAACTCGGTGATCCACCTGGTCGCGATGGCAGGCCGCGCGGGGGTGAAGCTGTCGCTCGACGACTTCGACGCAGTCTCCCGGCGCACGCCCGTCCTCGCGAACATCCGCCCGTCCGGCGCACACCTCATGGCCGACTTCCACGACGCGGGCGGCCTGCGTGCCCTGATGGTCGAGCTGGGCGACCTGCTGGACCCGGATGCCCGCACCGTCGCCGGCACGACCATCGGGGAGAACATCGCAGGTGCTGTGACGCACGACGCGGACGTCATCCGCAGCCGCGACCGCGCGCTCTTCCCGGAAGGCGCGCTCGTCGTGCTGCGCGGCAGCCTCGCCCCGGACGGCTGTGTGCTCAAGACGTCGGCCGCCAGCCCGCACCTGCTCCAGCACACCGGGCGCGCCGTGGTGTTCGACGACTACGACGACCTCGCCGCCCGCATCGACGCCGACGACCTCGACGTCGACGCGGACTCCGTGCTCGTGCTGCGCGGAGCCGGCCCGATCGGCGGCCCCGGCATGCCCGAGTGGGGCCAGCTGCCGATCCCGAAGAAGCTGCTGCGCGCCGGGGTGACCGACATGGTCCGCATCTCCGACGCCCGGATGAGCGGTACGAGCTTCGGAACCTGCGTGCTCCACGTCGCGCCTGAGTCGGCGGCGCGCGGCCCGCTCGCCCTCGTCCGCGACGGCGACCTCGTCCGGCTGGACGTGCCCGGCCGCCGCCTGGACCTGCTCGTGCCGGACGAGGAGCTCGCGACCCGCCGGGAAGCGTGGCGCCCGCCCGCGCCGCCGCCGGCGCGTGGGTACGGCGCGATGTTCGCCCGGCACGTCACGCAGGCCGACCAGGGGTGCGACTTCGACTTCCTCGCCGGATCCGGCGCCCCGGAGCCCGCCATCCACTGA